Proteins encoded by one window of Dryocola sp. LX212:
- a CDS encoding phage antirepressor KilAC domain-containing protein encodes MMNVIPVCPKHHAAMSGKLMSSREIAKLVQSKHGDVKRSAERLAAGGILSAPLAHTPYQHEQNGQWYEEYWFEKRDCLVLVARLSPEFTAAVVDRWQELERGGSIPQSLPEALRLAADLAEQKQQLENQLLIAAPKVEFVDQYVEAKGSLTFRQVAKLLNARESDFRLFLMDKHIMYRLNNMLTPHQRHTEAGRFEIKTGTANANRYAFAQPRFTPKGVKWIAGLWAEHLQQGGSV; translated from the coding sequence ATGATGAATGTCATTCCAGTATGCCCAAAGCACCACGCAGCCATGAGCGGAAAGCTGATGTCATCCAGAGAGATAGCGAAGCTGGTGCAGAGCAAACATGGTGATGTAAAACGTTCGGCCGAACGGCTCGCCGCTGGTGGTATTTTAAGCGCGCCGTTGGCGCACACCCCCTATCAACATGAACAAAACGGCCAGTGGTATGAAGAGTACTGGTTTGAAAAACGAGATTGCCTGGTCCTGGTTGCGCGTCTGTCTCCTGAGTTTACTGCGGCTGTAGTGGATCGCTGGCAGGAACTGGAGAGGGGTGGGTCGATACCACAATCTTTACCTGAAGCGCTTCGACTGGCTGCCGATCTTGCTGAGCAAAAACAGCAGCTGGAGAATCAGCTTCTGATTGCGGCGCCGAAAGTAGAATTTGTCGATCAGTATGTGGAGGCTAAGGGATCGCTGACGTTCAGACAGGTGGCCAAGCTGCTTAATGCCAGGGAGTCAGACTTCCGGCTGTTCCTGATGGATAAGCACATCATGTATCGCCTGAATAATATGCTCACCCCACATCAGCGGCATACGGAAGCTGGGCGCTTTGAGATCAAAACAGGAACAGCCAACGCCAACAGATATGCATTTGCACAGCCTCGCTTCACTCCGAAAGGCGTTAAGTGGATTGCCGGGCTATGGGCGGAACATCTACAGCAGGGCGGTTCAGTATGA